The window GCGAACCGAAGAATAGGTACGAGGCAAGCGCGACAAGAATCGGGTAGGAGCTGGCTATCGCCGAGCCGCGCGCGACGCCGAGCCGGTGCAGCGCGAAAAATAGAAATACGTCGCCGATGACGTTGTTACAGAGCACGAGAGCGGCAAAAATCAGCGCCTCCGAGGCCCCCAGCCGCGCCACATCCGCCCCGTGCACGAAAGAGACCAGCCCGACGGCGCAGAGCAGGCCGCCGCAGGAGCGCATCAGCGACATCTCCGATGCGTCCAGCCCCTTTATCCCCCGCAGCAGAAAAGAGGTGCTGCCCCAACAAAAACAGGTAACTACACTCAGAAAAATTCCATAAAGCACGATATCACCGGCGTATCATAAATTTAATCGGTGCGCGGCCACGCAGGCGACTATATTATATAATATCAGAATAAACGCCGCTGTCATTACCCTGGGTGAGGCGGCGAAGCAAAAGTAAAGAGAGGTACAGCATGAAACTGAAAAAAATAACGATAATCACCGCCTCGGCGGCAATCCTCATCCTGGCCTTCGCGCTGCAGGCCCTCGCGATGGATTTCAGCGCCGAATTCGTAGAAAAAGACGGCGACTCCGTGCGTAAGGGAAAGATATACATGACGGGGCAAAAATCCCGCTTTGAGATGGAGGGCATGGACGAGATTGAGGTGACGCGCGCCGACAAAAAGGTGATGTGGATCATCTTCCCGAAGAAGAGGGTCTACGTGGAGGAGGAATTCTGGGGCGTTATCCCCGGAGATATCGGAGAGACCGGCGCGCCGAAGGACACGGGAGACCTCTCGCGCAAAGACCTCGGCTATGAGATGGTCGACAGCTACCGCCTGAAAAAATTCCTCGTCACCGTCAAATACAACAAAGGCGAGACCCAGGACCAATACTACGAGTGGTACCGCACAGGCTTCCCCATCCCCGTAAAAATGGAATCGATGAACGGCGCCGTCTCCTACGAATATAAGAAGATAAAGATGGCCCCTCAGGACCCCAGCCTCTTCAACGAGCCCAAAGGCTACAAAAAGATCACCATCGACGAACTGGAAAAGCTGGAGGCCGAATGGGCGAAGGATAAAAAGAAATAAGAGATACGGCAAAAGGCTAAATAATACGGAGGCGAAGGGCGGCACCGCTTCGCCTCCGTATTTTTTGATATTCCGAGGTCTGCGATATTGAAATAAAGTGAAAAACGGCGGCGCTTATTTCCTGAATAAAAGCATTAAAGCCGACCGCCTGCGGCCGTACCGGCTGGCAGCCTCAGGGCAAACACATCAAGTCTATTAACAGAAAAATTGAGCAGCCAGCGACGGCTGGGCGGCGGCATTTTTCGCTTTCACATGGCAGTGATAGGTCGCAGTGAACATTTACAGAAGGGAAACCGCGTCATTTTTCTTAATATTTCTAAGGTAATTTACGGCGAACGTTGTGAAAGCGCTAAAAATGACGACGCCCAGCCGCTGCTGGCAGATCTTTTAGTATTGCTGTTGTACTGACATACGCATATAATAAGGATGCAGAAAACTTTTGAAAGGAGTGATGCACTATGGCGGCTAAATCGGCAAATTTATATGCGCGAATCGAACCGGACGTTAAAGAGCAGGCGGAAGGCATACTTTCCGCGCTCGGAATCCCAGCCTCGAACGCTATCAATATGTTTTACAAACAGATCATTCTTCATAGAGGGCTTCCCTTTGAGGTGAAGATTCCTTCCGCACGTCCAGTGGACATGAGAGCTTTATCCGACGCGGAGATAAATGCCGAACTGGAAAGAGGATATGCCGACGCGAAAGCTGGGCGAACTAAACCGGCAGGCAGAGCATTTGCTGACATCCACAAAGATTATGATCTTTGAAATTGAAATTTCGGCGCAGGCGGATGCCGACCTCCGCGGCGTATACGAATATATCGCTTTTGAACTGCAGTCGCCTGAAAACGCCCGCGGACAGCTTGACCGCCTAGAAAAAAGCATCATAAGCCTCAGCCAAATGCCGGAACGCTTTCGTGAATATGAGAATGAGCCATGGCACAGTCGTGGGCTCCGCGTCATGCCTGTCGGCAGCTACTGCGTATTTTACATTCTTAACATAGAAAAAGCCGTCGTCACAATTATCCGAGTCATGTACGGCGGCCGTGATATTGAAGCTCAGCTTAAAAAGAACGCAAAAATATAACCGAATATTTTTCAAAAGCAGCGGGAAGAACCGTGCCGTCGGCGCAAACCGCCGGCACCTCGCCCCGTCAAAAGTTAAAATAAGAAATGGCTCTCAAATACCAGCTGGCCGTTCTCGCTCGCCAGGCTCTTC is drawn from Cloacibacillus porcorum and contains these coding sequences:
- a CDS encoding type II toxin-antitoxin system RelB/DinJ family antitoxin, whose translation is MAAKSANLYARIEPDVKEQAEGILSALGIPASNAINMFYKQIILHRGLPFEVKIPSARPVDMRALSDAEINAELERGYADAKAGRTKPAGRAFADIHKDYDL
- a CDS encoding type II toxin-antitoxin system RelE/ParE family toxin is translated as MLTSTKIMIFEIEISAQADADLRGVYEYIAFELQSPENARGQLDRLEKSIISLSQMPERFREYENEPWHSRGLRVMPVGSYCVFYILNIEKAVVTIIRVMYGGRDIEAQLKKNAKI